The following coding sequences lie in one Myxococcus xanthus genomic window:
- the gstA gene encoding glutathione transferase GstA — protein MKLFYSPGACSLSPHIILREGGFSFTTEKVDIRAKKTAAGEDFLAINPKGYVPALQLDDGSLLTEGPAIVQFLADQVPDKKLAPANGTLERYRLQEMLNFISTEIHKGFSPLFNPAFPDEGKRLTRERLAQRLGVLEAVVAKQAFLLGDQFTVADAYLFTTLNWAGHTKVDLEPFPALRAYHARVADRPSVQEALKAEGLAK, from the coding sequence ATGAAACTCTTCTACTCCCCTGGCGCCTGTTCGCTGTCGCCCCACATCATCCTGCGTGAGGGCGGCTTCTCCTTCACCACCGAGAAGGTGGACATCCGCGCCAAGAAGACGGCGGCGGGCGAGGACTTCCTCGCCATCAACCCCAAGGGCTATGTCCCGGCGCTCCAGTTGGATGACGGCAGCCTGCTGACAGAGGGCCCCGCCATCGTCCAGTTCCTCGCCGACCAGGTCCCCGACAAGAAGCTGGCCCCGGCCAACGGCACGCTGGAGCGCTACCGCCTCCAGGAGATGCTCAACTTCATCTCCACCGAGATTCACAAGGGCTTCAGCCCCCTGTTCAACCCGGCGTTCCCGGATGAAGGCAAGCGACTGACGCGTGAGCGGCTCGCGCAGCGCCTGGGCGTGCTGGAGGCGGTGGTGGCCAAGCAGGCGTTCCTGCTGGGCGACCAGTTCACCGTGGCGGACGCGTACCTCTTCACGACGCTCAACTGGGCCGGGCACACGAAGGTGGACCTGGAGCCCTTCCCCGCGCTGCGCGCCTATCACGCCCGCGTGGCGGACCGGCCCTCCGTACAGGAGGCCCTGAAGGCGGAAGGCCTCGCGAAGTGA
- a CDS encoding IS630 family transposase has protein sequence MKRKQRQALLRWAIKSGCPLTYRRCLAVAAVGRGASCHATARTLECATSTVVVAVRRYREGGRQSLRDRREGNGRAKVDERFRERLIRVLEGTPEDWGWCRPTWTRELLCQELARRGLARVSVATMGRTLASLGARLKAAKPIVECPWHSWKRRRRLHELRCLEVYGPAKEPVLHVDEVDIHLNPKVGRDWCLPGQRRVVVTPGNNQKRYLAGALNTRTGKLTWVEGTSKASFLFIQLLWRLASEYRRARRIHLVLDNASVHSSKKTLKALAQLRGRFVLHFLPPYCPQGNRIERVWLDLHANVTRNHRCRTMAQPMPACMPTLPLAMPSAPPVHPCVEPTSGAPPEVVRESRSLV, from the coding sequence TTGAAGAGGAAGCAGCGACAGGCGCTGCTTCGGTGGGCAATCAAGAGCGGCTGCCCGCTCACCTATCGGAGGTGCCTGGCGGTGGCGGCCGTGGGGCGTGGAGCGTCGTGCCACGCCACCGCCCGGACATTGGAGTGTGCCACTTCGACAGTGGTGGTGGCGGTCCGGCGCTACCGGGAGGGTGGACGCCAGTCTCTTCGAGACAGGCGGGAGGGAAACGGACGCGCCAAGGTGGACGAGCGCTTCCGCGAGCGGCTCATCCGCGTGCTGGAGGGGACGCCCGAGGACTGGGGCTGGTGTCGTCCTACTTGGACTCGCGAGTTGCTGTGCCAAGAGTTGGCCCGCCGAGGCCTGGCCCGCGTGTCCGTGGCGACCATGGGGCGCACGCTCGCCTCGCTCGGTGCCCGGCTCAAGGCGGCCAAGCCCATTGTCGAGTGTCCATGGCACAGCTGGAAGCGACGACGTCGACTCCATGAGTTGAGGTGTCTCGAGGTGTATGGGCCCGCCAAGGAGCCCGTCCTCCATGTCGACGAGGTCGACATCCACCTCAACCCCAAGGTGGGGCGCGACTGGTGTCTGCCCGGACAGCGCCGGGTGGTGGTGACGCCGGGCAACAACCAGAAGCGTTACTTGGCCGGAGCACTCAACACACGCACGGGGAAACTGACGTGGGTGGAAGGCACGTCCAAGGCGAGCTTCCTCTTCATCCAACTGCTCTGGCGCCTGGCGAGTGAATACCGACGAGCCCGCCGCATCCACCTCGTCCTCGACAACGCCTCGGTGCATTCCAGCAAGAAGACGCTCAAGGCCCTGGCGCAACTCCGCGGGCGCTTCGTCCTCCACTTCCTGCCGCCATACTGCCCCCAGGGCAATCGCATCGAGCGGGTGTGGCTTGACTTGCACGCCAACGTCACTCGCAATCACCGCTGCCGCACCATGGCCCAGCCCATGCCCGCGTGCATGCCTACCTTACCGCTCGCAATGCCCAGCGCTCCGCCAGTCCATCCCTGCGTCGAGCCGACCTCAGGCGCACCTCCTGAGGTCGTTCGAGAATCACGATCGTTGGTTTAG
- a CDS encoding TIGR02452 family protein, whose amino-acid sequence MSLKGIGQETVDIIERGQYLAPSGRCVPLGEAVERAVSGTELYRPGDFSRLSFPAAANPSAPRIEVTAEKTGAAARRLVEAGASHVAALNFASAKNPGGGFLGGAKAQEEDLARCSALYPCLLTQREYYDVNRADRSPLYTDHLIYSPDVPFFRDEGLTLLEQPFQVSILTAPAPNAGVALSRDRDMGGRIRKVLDARALKVLRVAAHHGHRTLVLGAWGCGVFRNNPVEVAEAFALGLASLPGAFDQVVFAVYERGGDGPNLRAFQARFG is encoded by the coding sequence ATGTCGTTGAAGGGCATTGGACAGGAGACGGTGGACATCATCGAGCGGGGTCAGTACCTGGCTCCCTCGGGCCGATGCGTCCCATTGGGTGAGGCCGTGGAGCGCGCGGTCTCCGGCACGGAGCTGTACCGGCCGGGTGACTTCTCGCGCTTGTCATTCCCCGCGGCGGCGAACCCGTCGGCGCCTCGAATCGAAGTCACCGCCGAGAAGACAGGCGCCGCCGCGCGCCGGCTGGTGGAGGCGGGCGCGTCCCATGTGGCCGCGCTCAACTTCGCGTCGGCGAAGAACCCCGGAGGTGGTTTCCTGGGCGGCGCGAAGGCACAGGAAGAGGACCTGGCGCGCTGCTCGGCGCTGTACCCGTGCTTGCTCACGCAGCGCGAGTACTACGACGTCAACCGCGCGGACCGGTCGCCCCTTTACACGGACCACCTCATCTATTCGCCGGACGTGCCGTTCTTCCGGGATGAGGGCCTGACGTTGCTGGAGCAGCCCTTCCAGGTGTCCATCCTCACGGCGCCCGCGCCCAACGCAGGCGTGGCGCTGTCGCGTGACCGGGACATGGGAGGACGCATCCGCAAGGTGCTGGATGCGCGGGCCCTGAAGGTGCTCCGTGTCGCCGCGCACCATGGGCACCGCACCCTGGTGCTCGGCGCCTGGGGATGCGGCGTGTTCCGCAACAACCCCGTGGAGGTCGCGGAGGCCTTCGCGCTGGGATTGGCCTCGCTCCCGGGCGCCTTTGACCAGGTCGTCTTCGCCGTCTACGAGCGCGGTGGGGATGGACCCAATCTGCGCGCGTTCCAGGCGCGCTTCGGCTGA
- a CDS encoding DUF1206 domain-containing protein, whose amino-acid sequence MATGTLRRPDLQRMARAGQGAGRSGVEWAARVGFAARAAVYAVIGVLALMLAAGEGGQATDTHGAVEEVARQPFGSVLLVMLGVGLVAFALWRFAQAAWDLEDRGRSGKGIAARVGMAGSGVIHASLALTAFNLLRGQGGGGGGGNQGLTARLLSQPFGQVLVVMVGLSVMAFAGYQLYQAWKGRMLEELTLSGLAARRRTWVERICRAGVAARGVVFLLVGWFFIQAALRADPGEAGGLGEALGTLARQPFGPWLLGLVALGLVAYAVYQLCAARYRRIPTP is encoded by the coding sequence ATGGCGACGGGGACATTGCGCCGGCCCGACCTCCAGCGGATGGCTCGGGCGGGGCAGGGCGCGGGCCGGAGCGGCGTGGAGTGGGCGGCCCGCGTGGGCTTCGCCGCGCGCGCGGCGGTCTACGCGGTGATTGGGGTGCTGGCGTTGATGCTGGCCGCGGGTGAAGGAGGCCAGGCGACGGACACCCATGGCGCGGTGGAGGAGGTGGCCCGCCAGCCCTTCGGCTCGGTGTTGCTGGTGATGCTAGGGGTGGGCCTGGTGGCCTTCGCGCTGTGGCGTTTCGCCCAAGCCGCCTGGGACTTGGAGGACAGGGGCCGCTCCGGAAAGGGCATCGCGGCGCGCGTGGGCATGGCGGGCAGCGGCGTGATTCACGCCAGTCTCGCGCTCACGGCCTTCAATCTCCTTCGCGGCCAGGGTGGTGGTGGTGGCGGCGGCAATCAGGGGCTCACCGCCAGGCTGCTGTCCCAGCCCTTTGGCCAGGTGCTGGTCGTCATGGTGGGCCTGTCGGTGATGGCGTTCGCCGGGTACCAGCTCTACCAGGCCTGGAAGGGACGCATGTTGGAGGAGCTGACCCTGTCCGGACTGGCCGCGCGCCGGCGGACCTGGGTGGAGCGCATCTGCAGGGCCGGTGTCGCGGCGCGCGGCGTGGTGTTCCTGCTGGTGGGTTGGTTCTTCATCCAGGCGGCGCTGCGCGCGGACCCGGGAGAGGCGGGTGGCCTGGGTGAAGCGCTGGGCACGTTGGCGCGTCAGCCCTTCGGACCCTGGCTGCTGGGCCTGGTGGCGTTGGGACTGGTGGCCTACGCCGTCTATCAGCTCTGCGCCGCGCGCTACCGGCGCATCCCCACGCCGTGA
- a CDS encoding integrase core domain-containing protein, which produces MATGLAIRHDNDRQYASEAFQDKLRFLGAESRPSFVRSPEGNGCAERFIRTLKKQLLRVRTFATEEELRLALLQWAYRYNEHWLLECHNYHSPSQARRELMQSKQAA; this is translated from the coding sequence GTGGCCACAGGGCTGGCCATCCGCCACGACAACGACCGCCAGTACGCCTCGGAAGCCTTCCAGGACAAGCTGCGCTTTCTGGGAGCCGAGTCCCGCCCGTCCTTCGTCCGCAGCCCCGAAGGCAATGGCTGCGCCGAGCGCTTCATCCGCACGCTCAAAAAGCAACTGCTCCGGGTACGCACCTTCGCCACCGAGGAAGAACTCCGGCTGGCCCTGCTGCAGTGGGCCTACCGGTACAACGAGCACTGGCTGCTGGAGTGTCACAACTATCACTCTCCGAGTCAGGCCCGGCGGGAGCTGATGCAGTCGAAACAGGCGGCCTGA
- a CDS encoding VOC family protein gives MTAAFVKLLVTDSARSVAFYEALGFTRVSAEPPFVHLRWAEALDVYLVTPPPQLKLEGRRGTGVLVGLRAEAPHSLDEVLLRAQALGAAVDGPTVQPWYTRELIVTDPDGYRLNFIEPA, from the coding sequence GTGACGGCGGCCTTCGTCAAGCTGCTCGTCACGGACAGCGCGCGCTCGGTGGCCTTCTATGAAGCGCTGGGCTTCACGCGCGTGAGCGCCGAGCCCCCCTTCGTCCACCTCCGGTGGGCGGAGGCCCTGGACGTGTACCTGGTCACCCCGCCGCCGCAGCTGAAGCTGGAAGGCCGACGCGGCACGGGGGTGCTCGTCGGCCTCCGCGCCGAGGCGCCCCACAGCCTGGACGAGGTGCTCCTGCGGGCCCAGGCCCTGGGCGCCGCCGTGGACGGCCCCACGGTTCAGCCCTGGTACACCCGGGAGCTCATCGTCACCGACCCGGACGGCTACCGGCTGAACTTCATCGAGCCGGCGTAG
- a CDS encoding ATP-binding protein encodes MPVTHGRCSVRVVSSLHRELASQERAMGDVSSRRLAGSAAGMLRALPGQESQPASATPPEGSVALVFTDVQGSTRLWERCGAGMRDALEVHDRALRSLLVGSTGYEVKTQGDSFMIAFPSVLEALTWCLEAQDVLLRAPWPVDILSQPEAAEEVGPGGLLFRGLRVRMGVHVGEPECRVDARSGRTDYLGRMVNVAARVAAAGHGGQVLVSGGAWAQAAQGLEPLGRPAVRPLGAFRLKGIDDAVALVEVLPAHLSERRFGVPRAPRDRQGNVPVLQEGLVGRGIELGLLRRWLVDGTRLVTLLGPGGMGKTRLATSFGALELESGEWEGGVWLCELAEAQTAEALCLSVGHALGIPLRADGDPTEPAERLGRALNDCGDVLLILDNLEQAVQHLPATLGRWLQLAPRARFLATSREALGLPGERLLDLAPLSVPEEGESRLEELVRSDAVRLFAQRAREARGHFELTAGEAPKVADIVRQLDGIALAIELAAARMALLSVSQLRERLTRRFELLRTGRRDGRARQATLRGAIDWSWNLLEPEERAALARCSVFRGGFTLEAAEAVLGLPPDGPAVLDVLQSLRAKSLLRVLEAELPGGDSRLGQYESIRQYAAARLAEEGVGNVAALAERHADWYLSLAHGLRAQVRSQGGAEALQRLALERENLLAACDNALAVTPATARSVERALEALVALEPEVVTRGPVRLLLERLDAALALTDRVMGAPRLVAEAVAVRGRVFLEAGDLVSARRDLECARASLRRLGAVAGEKRVLVDLSIVARHEGELSQAWELVREARLLSSEGDRWLDAYTVGNLGLVEQARCGAEAAIPHLRAAQALFHGVGDVTFEVGFLSNCAVAIGEMGRTREAMSLLEDAMARSASVGDRAGHALARLNLGCYLLEEGRPQEAREHLLAAVRIGRQLGQRLLEGTALGELGRAELALGAWSEAWARLSEAVSGLGRVSRGQVLRFAVYRAVVEACVGDAAAAEASFVVLEGASELRDDPVLRELAALLRAAVDLAEARAARDDVARAQRAFESVRQRIARARCAPPEAASSDLRGALGFLEDALWRLTSEPEDVEAVEMEGRGTPVCAGAA; translated from the coding sequence GTGCCCGTCACGCATGGGCGGTGTTCGGTCCGCGTGGTGTCATCTCTTCATCGGGAACTGGCATCGCAGGAGCGTGCGATGGGTGATGTGTCCTCCAGAAGGCTGGCAGGCTCCGCGGCGGGCATGCTGAGGGCACTGCCCGGCCAGGAATCCCAGCCGGCCTCCGCGACGCCTCCCGAGGGCTCCGTGGCGCTGGTCTTCACCGACGTCCAGGGCTCCACGCGGCTGTGGGAGCGTTGTGGCGCGGGCATGCGTGACGCGCTGGAGGTGCATGACCGCGCCCTGCGTTCCCTGCTGGTCGGCAGCACCGGCTACGAGGTGAAGACGCAGGGGGACTCCTTCATGATTGCGTTCCCCTCGGTGCTGGAGGCGTTGACGTGGTGCCTGGAGGCGCAGGACGTGCTGCTGCGCGCGCCCTGGCCGGTGGACATCCTCTCCCAGCCCGAGGCCGCCGAAGAGGTGGGGCCCGGAGGCCTGTTGTTCCGGGGCCTGCGGGTCCGCATGGGCGTGCACGTGGGCGAGCCGGAGTGCCGCGTGGATGCGCGCTCCGGCCGGACGGACTACCTGGGTCGCATGGTGAACGTGGCGGCGCGCGTGGCGGCCGCGGGCCATGGAGGTCAGGTCCTGGTGAGTGGCGGCGCCTGGGCGCAGGCCGCGCAGGGGTTGGAGCCGCTGGGCCGGCCCGCGGTGCGTCCCCTGGGCGCGTTCCGATTGAAGGGCATCGATGATGCCGTGGCCCTGGTGGAGGTGCTGCCCGCGCACCTGTCGGAGCGGCGCTTCGGAGTTCCACGTGCGCCGAGAGATCGGCAGGGGAACGTGCCCGTGCTCCAAGAGGGACTGGTGGGGCGAGGCATCGAACTCGGGTTGCTCCGCCGCTGGCTCGTGGACGGCACGCGGCTCGTCACGCTGCTGGGGCCGGGCGGCATGGGCAAGACCCGGCTGGCCACGTCCTTTGGTGCGCTGGAGCTGGAGTCGGGGGAATGGGAGGGCGGGGTGTGGCTGTGTGAGCTGGCCGAGGCCCAGACAGCGGAGGCGCTCTGCCTGTCGGTGGGCCATGCGCTGGGAATCCCCCTGCGCGCGGACGGCGACCCGACCGAGCCGGCGGAGCGGCTGGGGCGCGCGCTGAACGACTGTGGTGACGTGCTGCTCATCCTCGACAACCTGGAGCAGGCCGTGCAGCACCTGCCCGCTACGTTGGGGCGCTGGCTCCAACTGGCGCCTCGCGCGCGCTTCCTGGCGACGTCGCGCGAGGCGCTGGGCCTTCCCGGTGAGCGACTGCTGGACCTGGCGCCGCTCTCGGTGCCGGAGGAGGGCGAGTCACGGCTGGAGGAGTTGGTCCGGTCGGACGCGGTGCGGCTGTTCGCGCAGCGGGCGCGCGAAGCCCGAGGCCACTTCGAGCTAACGGCCGGCGAGGCACCGAAGGTCGCGGACATCGTGCGGCAGCTGGATGGAATCGCACTGGCCATCGAGCTGGCCGCCGCGCGCATGGCGCTGTTGAGCGTGAGCCAGCTTCGGGAGCGGCTCACGCGTCGCTTCGAACTCCTGCGCACGGGACGGCGTGACGGCCGCGCGCGGCAGGCGACGCTGCGAGGAGCCATCGACTGGTCCTGGAACCTGCTGGAACCGGAGGAGCGGGCCGCGCTGGCGCGCTGCTCGGTGTTCCGTGGCGGCTTCACGCTGGAGGCGGCGGAAGCGGTGCTGGGGTTGCCCCCGGACGGGCCCGCCGTGCTGGACGTGCTCCAGTCGCTGCGCGCCAAGTCGTTGCTGCGCGTGCTGGAGGCGGAGCTGCCCGGCGGTGACTCCCGGCTGGGCCAGTACGAGAGCATCCGTCAGTACGCCGCGGCCCGGCTGGCCGAAGAGGGCGTGGGCAATGTGGCCGCGTTGGCGGAGCGGCACGCGGATTGGTACCTGTCGCTGGCCCACGGCCTGCGCGCGCAGGTGCGCAGCCAGGGCGGCGCGGAGGCCTTGCAGCGGCTGGCGCTGGAGCGGGAGAACCTCCTGGCGGCGTGTGACAACGCCCTGGCCGTGACGCCCGCGACGGCGCGCTCGGTGGAGCGGGCGTTGGAGGCGTTGGTGGCGCTGGAGCCGGAGGTGGTGACACGGGGCCCGGTGCGCCTGTTGCTCGAACGGCTGGACGCGGCGCTGGCGCTGACGGACCGGGTGATGGGCGCGCCCAGGCTGGTGGCCGAGGCCGTGGCGGTGCGTGGCCGCGTGTTCCTGGAGGCGGGCGACCTGGTGTCGGCCCGCAGGGATTTGGAGTGCGCACGCGCGTCGCTGAGGAGGCTGGGCGCGGTGGCGGGCGAGAAGCGCGTGCTGGTGGACCTGTCGATTGTGGCTCGTCACGAAGGCGAGCTGTCCCAAGCCTGGGAGCTGGTGCGCGAGGCGCGGCTGCTGTCGTCGGAGGGCGACCGCTGGCTGGATGCCTACACAGTGGGCAACCTGGGGCTGGTGGAGCAGGCGCGCTGCGGCGCGGAGGCGGCCATTCCCCACCTGCGCGCGGCGCAGGCGCTCTTCCACGGCGTGGGCGACGTGACGTTCGAGGTGGGCTTCCTGTCCAACTGCGCGGTGGCCATCGGGGAGATGGGGCGCACGCGCGAGGCGATGAGCCTGCTGGAGGATGCGATGGCGCGTTCGGCCAGTGTGGGAGACCGGGCGGGGCATGCGCTGGCTCGCCTCAACCTGGGCTGCTACCTGCTGGAGGAAGGGCGCCCGCAGGAGGCGCGCGAGCACCTGCTGGCCGCTGTGCGCATTGGCCGGCAGCTGGGGCAGCGGCTGCTGGAGGGCACCGCGCTGGGCGAGCTGGGGCGCGCGGAGCTGGCCCTGGGGGCGTGGAGCGAAGCCTGGGCACGGCTGTCGGAGGCGGTGTCCGGCCTGGGGCGCGTGTCGCGCGGGCAGGTGCTGCGCTTCGCGGTGTACCGGGCCGTGGTGGAGGCGTGCGTGGGAGACGCAGCGGCGGCGGAGGCGAGCTTCGTCGTGCTGGAGGGCGCGTCGGAGCTGCGGGACGACCCGGTGCTGCGCGAGCTGGCCGCGCTGCTCCGCGCGGCGGTGGACCTGGCGGAGGCACGGGCGGCCCGGGACGACGTCGCGCGGGCGCAGCGGGCTTTCGAGTCGGTGCGCCAGCGCATCGCGCGGGCCCGGTGCGCTCCGCCCGAGGCCGCCTCGTCGGACCTGCGTGGCGCGCTGGGCTTCCTGGAGGACGCCCTGTGGCGACTCACCTCGGAGCCCGAGGATGTGGAGGCTGTGGAGATGGAGGGCAGGGGCACCCCTGTCTGCGCCGGGGCTGCTTGA
- a CDS encoding sensor histidine kinase: protein MGESGRPGGGRKRGRRDRRREPPDTPGDPASAAPDGLTPPDGRETFPAPMRLAPSSEPGRPSEPPPAVTTTELPAHAADEVSLSAEARLCVLQEMMGEAFFTLDAHGRVRELNTHAAALLGMSAEQVRGQEPWLAQPGLSGTVMHERLMTALTTREGGRFLAELPSRTWLEVTVRVVGDETWVLATDITQRQHAENEVARTEERFRQLGERFQVALDSAQMAVWETNLVTGQVFRSEAHDRLYGYAQPQAEWTHEKFLASIHPEDRAEVEAQVSALFTRHVDAYTSTFRTRWPDGSWHWLTSRASVIRDATGNVAVVRGAILDITALKETEAALQEAVRTRDDFLSMASHELRTPLTSLRLQLQLLRRLGASAPTATLGSDKVAGKLDNTERQLRRLGALVDNLLDVSRIQTGKLDFQFADGDLSGVVSDVVSRFAEEARLAGVLLDSHVDAPAPCRFDRLRMEQVVSNLLTNAFRYGAGKPVKVSLKHAPDRTRLVVQDSGPGIPAADRDRVFERFTQGDNAQRRGGLGLGLHIVRQIIEAHGGRVHVEEAPGGGAAFVVDLPR, encoded by the coding sequence ATGGGCGAGTCGGGGCGGCCTGGGGGGGGCCGGAAACGGGGACGCAGGGACCGGCGCCGTGAGCCTCCTGACACACCAGGAGACCCTGCGAGCGCCGCGCCGGACGGCTTGACGCCTCCGGATGGCCGGGAGACCTTCCCGGCCCCCATGAGACTCGCTCCGTCTTCCGAGCCCGGTCGTCCCTCGGAGCCGCCCCCCGCAGTCACCACCACCGAGCTGCCTGCTCACGCCGCCGACGAGGTCAGCCTGTCCGCCGAGGCCCGGTTGTGTGTGCTGCAGGAGATGATGGGCGAGGCCTTCTTCACGCTCGACGCCCACGGCCGCGTCCGCGAGCTGAACACGCACGCCGCCGCCCTGCTGGGGATGTCAGCCGAGCAGGTGCGCGGCCAAGAGCCCTGGCTTGCCCAGCCCGGGCTTTCGGGCACGGTGATGCACGAACGGCTGATGACGGCGCTGACCACACGCGAGGGCGGCCGCTTCCTGGCGGAGCTGCCGTCGCGGACCTGGCTGGAGGTGACGGTCCGCGTGGTGGGTGACGAGACGTGGGTGCTGGCCACGGACATCACCCAGCGCCAGCACGCGGAGAATGAAGTGGCGCGCACCGAGGAGCGCTTCCGCCAGCTGGGCGAGCGCTTCCAGGTGGCGCTCGACTCCGCGCAGATGGCCGTCTGGGAGACGAACCTCGTCACCGGCCAGGTGTTCCGCTCCGAGGCACATGACCGGCTCTACGGCTACGCACAGCCACAGGCGGAGTGGACGCACGAGAAGTTCCTCGCCTCCATCCACCCGGAGGACCGCGCGGAGGTGGAGGCCCAGGTCTCCGCGCTCTTCACCCGGCACGTGGACGCCTACACGTCCACCTTCCGCACCCGCTGGCCGGACGGGAGCTGGCACTGGCTCACCAGCCGGGCGTCGGTGATTCGCGACGCCACGGGCAACGTCGCGGTGGTGCGCGGGGCCATCCTGGACATCACCGCGCTGAAGGAGACGGAGGCCGCGCTGCAGGAGGCGGTGCGCACGCGGGACGACTTCCTCTCCATGGCCAGCCACGAGCTGCGCACGCCGCTGACGTCCCTGCGCCTCCAGTTGCAACTGCTGCGGCGCCTGGGCGCCTCCGCGCCGACCGCGACGCTCGGCTCGGACAAGGTCGCCGGGAAGCTGGACAACACGGAGCGCCAGCTGCGCAGGCTGGGCGCGCTGGTGGACAACCTGCTGGACGTCAGCCGCATCCAGACGGGGAAGCTGGACTTCCAGTTCGCTGACGGAGACCTGTCCGGCGTGGTGTCGGACGTCGTCTCCCGCTTCGCCGAGGAGGCCCGTCTGGCGGGCGTGCTCCTGGACTCGCACGTGGACGCGCCGGCCCCGTGCCGCTTCGACCGGCTGCGCATGGAGCAGGTGGTGAGCAACCTGCTCACCAACGCCTTCCGTTATGGCGCGGGCAAGCCGGTGAAGGTGTCGCTGAAGCACGCTCCGGACAGGACGCGGCTGGTGGTGCAGGACAGCGGACCGGGCATCCCCGCCGCGGACAGGGATCGCGTCTTCGAGCGCTTCACCCAGGGCGACAACGCCCAGCGGCGCGGCGGCCTGGGGCTGGGGCTCCACATCGTCCGGCAAATCATCGAAGCGCACGGCGGCCGCGTTCACGTGGAGGAAGCGCCCGGAGGCGGCGCCGCCTTCGTGGTGGATTTGCCACGGTAG
- a CDS encoding S41 family peptidase has protein sequence MDRPLEPPWGTRLPRPARAISQAEHTGLMLEATTDTVFVGSPTSGTNGDITRALLPGGVVFTFTGQAVLHGDGRQLQKKGLEPHVKVRPTLAGLQAGLGRAAGARPPGAA, from the coding sequence GTGGACAGGCCGCTTGAGCCCCCTTGGGGCACACGCCTGCCCAGGCCGGCGCGCGCCATCAGCCAGGCCGAGCACACGGGGCTCATGCTGGAGGCCACCACGGACACCGTCTTCGTGGGCAGCCCCACCTCGGGGACCAATGGGGACATCACCCGGGCGCTGCTGCCGGGCGGAGTCGTCTTCACCTTCACCGGGCAGGCCGTGCTTCACGGCGACGGGCGCCAGCTCCAGAAGAAGGGGCTGGAGCCCCACGTGAAGGTGCGGCCCACCCTCGCGGGCCTCCAGGCGGGCCTGGGACGAGCTGCTGGAGCGCGCCCTCCAGGTGCTGCGTGA
- a CDS encoding GIY-YIG nuclease family protein, which yields MESRVAALFAHVREHAENRPGIYRMLGPSDEVLYVGKSVRVRTRLLSYFRAQAHEKAAEIIAHAHRIVWEYTPSEFAALLREFRLIKSQRPLYNVEHKRDRGHCFIHLTREPVPRLRVVGRASGESGDYYGPFHGRSAVSDVVRAVSDLMELRDCAADTPMRLADQGQLFPLKQEPLCMRGQLSRCLAPCAGGCTRAEYDARVAQARAFLEGTSDTPLTLLRERMALAARRLQFEYAAELRDRAERLELMRGWVVELSRMLKRLSFVYTVPGHGGDDRVYVVRRGSVRAELPAPVTLEQQQALEAKAREILERPEPETLGFRAHEAQEVMLIARWFRLHPEELLERPYQLVGPFCLTRASR from the coding sequence ATGGAATCCCGCGTCGCCGCCCTCTTCGCCCACGTGCGCGAGCACGCCGAGAATCGCCCAGGCATCTACCGGATGCTGGGGCCTTCGGACGAAGTGCTCTACGTGGGCAAGTCCGTGCGGGTGCGCACGCGGCTCTTGTCGTACTTCCGCGCGCAAGCGCACGAGAAGGCGGCGGAAATCATCGCCCACGCGCACCGCATCGTCTGGGAGTACACGCCCAGCGAGTTCGCCGCGCTGTTGCGCGAGTTCCGCCTCATCAAGTCACAGCGCCCCCTCTACAACGTGGAGCACAAGCGAGACCGGGGCCACTGCTTCATCCACCTCACGCGTGAACCCGTCCCCCGGCTGCGCGTGGTGGGCCGCGCCAGCGGCGAGAGCGGCGACTACTACGGGCCGTTCCACGGCCGGAGCGCCGTGTCCGACGTGGTGCGCGCGGTGAGTGACTTGATGGAGCTGCGCGACTGCGCGGCGGACACGCCCATGCGCCTGGCGGACCAGGGCCAGCTCTTCCCGCTGAAGCAGGAGCCGTTGTGCATGCGCGGGCAGCTCTCGCGCTGCCTGGCGCCCTGCGCCGGCGGCTGTACTCGCGCGGAGTACGACGCGCGCGTCGCCCAGGCCCGCGCCTTCCTCGAAGGAACGTCCGACACGCCGCTGACGCTGCTGCGTGAGCGAATGGCGCTGGCGGCCCGCAGGCTCCAGTTCGAATACGCCGCGGAGCTGCGGGACAGGGCGGAGCGGCTGGAACTGATGCGCGGCTGGGTGGTGGAGCTGAGCCGGATGCTCAAGCGCCTCTCTTTCGTCTACACGGTGCCCGGCCATGGCGGCGATGACCGCGTCTACGTGGTGCGCCGGGGCAGCGTGCGCGCGGAGCTGCCCGCGCCCGTCACGCTTGAGCAGCAGCAGGCGCTGGAGGCGAAGGCCCGTGAAATCCTCGAGCGGCCCGAGCCGGAGACGCTGGGCTTCCGTGCACACGAAGCGCAGGAGGTGATGCTCATCGCCCGCTGGTTCCGCCTGCACCCCGAGGAGCTTCTTGAAAGGCCCTACCAACTGGTAGGGCCTTTTTGTTTAACACGGGCCTCGCGATGA